The genome window GCTACATCTTCGGGAAGATCAAATTGTGGAAACAGTATGGTGCTCCCGATCCAGGCAAAGTTTATATAGCAACCTAGCGCAGTGTAGTCTCCTTCGCTATTTTTTACATCGGACGCAACTGCTGGAAAGTCAATTAGCTTTAGCCCCGTTGAGGCTAGCGCCTTCTGATATTTAGCCTTCCATGATGCACTTTCCGTGCTGTGGTTAGCCACTAATAGCGTGTGGTCATCTAAGAATCTTACCATGCCATCGGCATGGCCGGTAAAGTCATAAGGTTGTTTAGGCAGCAGGTGAACATGCTCTACCAGTAATGTTTGCTTAAGTTTCTGAACAAGTTCTTCCTGTGGTATATCATTGTCTTGCAAGATGACATTAGTTAGCACAACAGAATTTTTAGAGCGAACCAAATTGCCACCATCAAGCACCACCGGCGAGTTGCTTGTGTTAGTCTTTACCGTTGGATGATATGTTATCTTATCGGTGTCTGTACGCAGGTGTTTATACTTCTTAGTCTTTAGATAACCTGGATCAAAAGTGAACTGTGTAAATTCATTTTTATTAATCTGCAGAGGCATATAATCCCTGCACCAAATATCTCCTGTGTTCTGAATGAACCCATAGTTGATACCTGCCTTGTGCAATGTCTTTTCAAGGCTGTACCAAAATGCATGTAATTCTAGCCTTTCTGTTATAAGGCTGCTGAAATAGACAAAGTTTGTTTCCTGATCTGTGATCATAAAGTGCAACTACAAGATATGATTTAGCTCTTGATTAGCAGGTGTAGGGTTGATTAAGTAGCCCTGCTCTATCCACCGTCCAGCTACAAACTGGCAGAATGGGCCAACAACGCCATTTCTTGCCCCCCTGGATGGAGACCTTAAATATCTGACCTCTATTTGACGTTGTGGATTCTGGTTTATATACTGGACAAGATTAGTGAAGCAGTTTTCCCAAAAAGGAGGGAGAGTTTGCCGCGTGACACAGATTTGCTTAATGCT of Pontibacter deserti contains these proteins:
- a CDS encoding agmatine deiminase family protein, whose product is MITDQETNFVYFSSLITERLELHAFWYSLEKTLHKAGINYGFIQNTGDIWCRDYMPLQINKNEFTQFTFDPGYLKTKKYKHLRTDTDKITYHPTVKTNTSNSPVVLDGGNLVRSKNSVVLTNVILQDNDIPQEELVQKLKQTLLVEHVHLLPKQPYDFTGHADGMVRFLDDHTLLVANHSTESASWKAKYQKALASTGLKLIDFPAVASDVKNSEGDYTALGCYINFAWIGSTILFPQFDLPEDVAALQEAKKILKGYKLIPVPAAELAMGGGVLNCVTWNIKV